One genomic segment of Gloeocapsa sp. DLM2.Bin57 includes these proteins:
- the leuD gene encoding 3-isopropylmalate dehydratase small subunit, producing MSEIKKITGKGIPLVGNDIDTDRIIPARYLRCVTFDGLGEQVFKDDRASSNGLHPFDQPQYQGANILVVNGNFGCGSSREHAPQALAKWGIAAIIGESFAEIFLGNCLAMGIPCVTADSATVTQIQNQLKQQPQTPLELDLSIPAVKCGDQSFSVTINEGNRQMLFTGKWDSCGQLISDVAAITATAAKLPYLAWNQ from the coding sequence ATGAGTGAAATCAAAAAAATAACAGGAAAGGGCATACCCCTAGTAGGTAACGATATCGATACAGATCGCATCATACCCGCTCGTTACCTACGTTGTGTAACCTTTGACGGATTAGGAGAACAAGTCTTCAAAGACGATCGCGCCTCCTCTAACGGACTTCACCCCTTCGATCAACCTCAATATCAAGGCGCAAACATACTAGTAGTAAATGGTAACTTTGGTTGTGGTTCATCGAGAGAACACGCCCCCCAAGCCTTAGCTAAATGGGGAATAGCAGCGATCATCGGGGAAAGCTTTGCCGAAATTTTTCTCGGTAACTGTCTAGCCATGGGTATCCCTTGTGTGACAGCAGACTCAGCAACAGTCACCCAAATCCAAAATCAACTAAAACAACAACCCCAAACCCCCCTAGAATTAGACCTAAGCATACCCGCGGTTAAATGCGGTGACCAGAGTTTTAGTGTGACGATCAACGAAGGAAACAGACAAATGCTTTTCACAGGGAAATGGGATAGTTGCGGACAATTGATCAGCGATGTAGCAGCGATAACCGCTACAGCAGCAAAACTACCCTATCTGGCTTGGAATCAATAA